From one Pseudomonas fluorescens genomic stretch:
- a CDS encoding GNAT family N-acetyltransferase, translating to MSLTIRPARRDDAAQILAFITELADYERAVHEVIASQADIERTLFDDGAKALSLICERDGQAIGYAVYFYSYSTWLGRNGIYLEDLYITPEQRGGGAGKQLLRHIAIEACENGCGRLEWSVLDWNEPAIQFYKSLGALPQDEWVRYRLEGAGLEAFARG from the coding sequence ATGAGCCTGACCATCCGCCCCGCCCGGCGCGACGACGCCGCCCAGATCCTCGCCTTCATCACCGAACTTGCCGACTACGAACGCGCCGTCCACGAGGTGATCGCCTCCCAGGCCGATATCGAGCGCACCCTGTTCGACGACGGCGCCAAGGCCCTGAGCCTGATCTGCGAGCGCGATGGCCAGGCCATCGGCTATGCGGTGTACTTCTACAGCTACTCGACCTGGCTTGGGCGCAACGGCATCTACCTCGAAGACCTGTACATCACCCCTGAGCAACGCGGTGGCGGCGCCGGCAAGCAGCTGCTGCGCCATATCGCCATCGAAGCCTGCGAGAACGGCTGCGGGCGCCTGGAGTGGAGCGTGCTCGACTGGAACGAGCCGGCCATCCAGTTCTATAAGTCCCTGGGCGCCCTGCCCCAGGATGAATGGGTGCGCTACCGTCTTGAAGGCGCCGGCCTTGAGGCTTTCGCCCGCGGTTGA
- the preA gene encoding NAD-dependent dihydropyrimidine dehydrogenase subunit PreA: MMADLSIEFAGIKAPNPFWLASAPPTDKAYNVVRAYQAGWGGVVWKTLGEDPAAVNVSSRYSAHYGVNREVMGINNIELITDRSLEINLREITQVKKDWPDRALIVSLMVPCVEESWKAILPLVEATGADGIELNFGCPHGMPERGMGAAVGQVPEYVEQVTRWCKTYCSLPVIVKLTPNITDIRQSARAAHRGGADAVSLINTINSITSVDLERMVALPIVGDMSTHGGYCGSAVKPIALNMVAEIARDPATHGLPICGIGGIGSWRDAAEFVALGCGAVQVCTAAMLHGFRIVDEMKDGLSRWMDSQGYRSLKEFQGRAVSHTTDWKYLDINYQVVAKIDQAACIGCGRCHIACEDTSHQAIANLKQADGSHRYEVIDAECVGCNLCQITCPVQDCIEMVPQDTGKPFLDWLHDPRNPYCEAS; encoded by the coding sequence ATAATGGCTGACCTGTCGATCGAATTCGCTGGCATCAAGGCGCCCAACCCGTTCTGGCTGGCCTCCGCACCGCCCACCGACAAGGCCTACAACGTGGTCCGCGCCTACCAGGCCGGCTGGGGTGGCGTAGTCTGGAAAACCCTGGGCGAAGACCCCGCCGCGGTCAACGTCTCGTCGCGCTATTCGGCGCACTACGGGGTCAACCGCGAAGTCATGGGCATCAACAACATCGAACTGATCACCGACCGCTCCCTGGAGATCAACCTGCGCGAAATCACCCAGGTGAAAAAGGACTGGCCTGACCGCGCGCTGATCGTGTCGCTGATGGTGCCCTGCGTCGAAGAGTCGTGGAAAGCCATCCTGCCGCTGGTCGAAGCCACCGGCGCCGACGGCATCGAACTCAACTTCGGCTGCCCCCACGGCATGCCCGAACGCGGCATGGGCGCGGCGGTCGGCCAGGTTCCCGAGTACGTCGAACAGGTCACCCGCTGGTGCAAGACCTACTGCTCGCTGCCGGTGATCGTCAAGCTGACGCCGAACATCACCGACATCCGCCAGTCGGCCCGCGCCGCCCATCGCGGTGGCGCCGACGCGGTGTCGCTGATCAACACCATCAACTCGATCACCAGCGTCGACCTTGAACGCATGGTCGCCCTGCCCATCGTCGGCGACATGAGCACCCACGGCGGCTACTGCGGCTCGGCGGTCAAGCCGATCGCCCTGAACATGGTCGCCGAAATCGCCCGCGACCCGGCCACCCACGGCCTGCCGATCTGCGGTATTGGCGGCATTGGCAGCTGGCGTGACGCCGCCGAATTCGTCGCCCTCGGCTGCGGCGCGGTGCAGGTGTGCACGGCGGCGATGCTGCATGGTTTTCGCATCGTCGACGAAATGAAGGACGGCCTTTCGCGCTGGATGGACAGCCAGGGCTACCGCAGCCTCAAGGAATTCCAGGGCCGCGCCGTGAGCCACACCACCGACTGGAAGTACCTGGACATCAACTACCAGGTGGTGGCCAAGATCGACCAGGCAGCGTGCATCGGTTGCGGCCGCTGCCACATCGCCTGTGAAGACACCTCGCACCAGGCCATCGCCAACCTCAAGCAGGCCGACGGCAGCCACCGCTACGAGGTGATCGACGCCGAATGCGTGGGCTGCAACCTGTGCCAGATCACCTGCCCGGTGCAGGACTGCATCGAGATGGTCCCGCAGGACACCGGCAAGCCGTTCCTCGACTGGCTGCATGACCCGCGCAACCCGTATTGCGAAGCGTCCTGA
- a CDS encoding LysE family translocator, with the protein MEASTLLLYVIAASAVMITPGPAMLLALNNGASHGMRVAGFGMAGAMLSDLLLIAAVGCGLGALLQASEQLFSVVKWVGAVYLLYLAWVLWRAPSSALQRSAVSAGASGRSAFLRALFVGLSNPKGLLFFSAFLPQFIRPEQPVAEQYLVLAITSAAIDGVMMAVYAYGGRHAMRRFSARTLQWINRSCAGMLAALAVGLSLYRRSELR; encoded by the coding sequence ATGGAAGCCTCGACCCTGCTGCTCTATGTTATCGCCGCCAGCGCGGTGATGATCACCCCCGGCCCGGCCATGCTCCTGGCCCTGAATAATGGCGCTTCCCATGGCATGCGCGTGGCGGGGTTCGGCATGGCCGGGGCGATGCTCTCCGACCTGCTGTTGATCGCCGCGGTGGGCTGCGGCCTGGGCGCCTTGCTGCAAGCCTCGGAACAGCTGTTCAGTGTGGTCAAGTGGGTGGGCGCGGTGTACCTGCTGTACCTGGCCTGGGTGCTTTGGCGGGCGCCGAGCAGCGCTTTGCAACGTAGCGCGGTGAGCGCTGGCGCCAGCGGGCGTTCGGCGTTCTTGCGGGCCTTGTTCGTGGGTTTGTCCAACCCCAAGGGCTTGCTGTTCTTCTCGGCGTTCCTGCCGCAGTTCATTCGCCCTGAACAACCGGTGGCCGAGCAGTACCTGGTGCTGGCGATCACCAGCGCGGCGATCGACGGGGTGATGATGGCCGTCTACGCCTATGGCGGGCGTCACGCCATGCGGCGCTTTTCGGCGCGCACCCTGCAGTGGATCAACCGCAGTTGCGCCGGCATGCTGGCGGCGCTGGCGGTGGGCTTGAGCCTGTACCGGCGCAGTGAACTGCGCTGA
- a CDS encoding NCS1 family nucleobase:cation symporter-1 yields the protein MQQTRSQVSERDGLYELDAGSDVLDSPRYNHDIAPTKVHERTWNKWHITALWVGMSICVPTYTLGGVLTAYFGLTVGEALLAILLANTVVLIPLTLNAFPGTKYGIPFPVLLRSSFGILGSNVPCLIRALVACGWFGIQTMFGGLAIHLFLGSLSADWKALGGTGEVIGFMLFWCLNLWVVLRGAESIKWLETLSAPLLVLVGAGLLVWALPNVSISELMAQPPKRSEGASVYGYFFAGLTAMVGFWATLSLNIPDFSRYAKSQKDQILGQIFGLPLTMFLFAALGVVLTAASASLVGETVSDPVSLIGHIQSPMWVALAMALIIIATLSTNTAANIVSPTNDFQNLAPKWIGRTTAVLLTGLVGLLLMGHELLKKLGWIVSDVSLESVYSNWLLGYSSLLGPIAGIMVVDYFITRKQTLDLAGLYRDDVYPAWNAAGFIAFGVPVALTLLSLHSTAFSWFYDFGWFTGSALGGLIYFALGSLRAARTANLKPTV from the coding sequence ATGCAGCAGACCAGATCGCAGGTGAGCGAACGCGACGGCTTGTATGAACTCGACGCCGGCAGCGACGTCCTCGACAGCCCCCGCTACAACCACGATATCGCCCCGACCAAGGTGCACGAGCGCACCTGGAACAAATGGCACATCACCGCGCTGTGGGTCGGCATGTCGATCTGCGTGCCGACCTACACCCTCGGCGGCGTGCTCACCGCCTATTTCGGCCTGACCGTGGGCGAGGCGTTGTTGGCGATCCTGCTGGCCAATACCGTGGTATTGATCCCGCTGACCTTGAATGCCTTTCCCGGCACCAAGTACGGCATTCCCTTTCCGGTGCTGCTGCGTTCGTCCTTCGGCATCCTCGGCTCCAACGTGCCGTGCCTGATCCGCGCCCTGGTGGCCTGCGGCTGGTTTGGCATCCAGACGATGTTCGGCGGCCTGGCCATTCATCTGTTTCTCGGATCGTTGTCAGCCGACTGGAAGGCGCTCGGCGGCACTGGCGAGGTGATCGGCTTCATGCTGTTCTGGTGCCTGAACCTGTGGGTGGTGCTGCGCGGCGCCGAGTCGATCAAGTGGCTGGAAACCCTGTCGGCGCCGTTGCTGGTGCTGGTGGGCGCCGGGCTGCTGGTGTGGGCCTTGCCCAACGTCTCGATCAGCGAGCTGATGGCCCAGCCGCCCAAGCGCTCGGAAGGCGCCAGCGTGTACGGCTACTTTTTTGCCGGGCTGACCGCCATGGTCGGTTTCTGGGCCACTTTGTCGCTGAACATCCCTGACTTCAGCCGCTACGCGAAAAGCCAGAAGGACCAGATCCTCGGGCAGATCTTCGGCCTGCCGCTGACCATGTTCCTGTTTGCCGCCCTCGGCGTGGTACTGACCGCCGCCTCCGCCTCGCTGGTGGGCGAAACCGTGTCCGACCCGGTCAGTCTCATTGGCCATATCCAGAGCCCGATGTGGGTGGCGCTGGCCATGGCCCTGATCATCATCGCCACGCTGTCGACCAACACTGCAGCGAACATCGTCTCGCCGACCAACGACTTCCAGAACCTCGCGCCGAAATGGATCGGCCGCACCACGGCGGTACTGCTGACCGGCCTGGTCGGCTTGCTGCTGATGGGCCATGAGCTTCTGAAAAAGCTCGGCTGGATCGTCAGCGACGTGAGCCTGGAGAGCGTCTATTCCAACTGGCTGCTGGGCTATTCCAGCCTGCTCGGGCCGATTGCCGGGATCATGGTGGTGGACTACTTCATCACCCGCAAACAGACCCTGGACCTCGCCGGCCTGTACCGCGACGACGTCTATCCGGCCTGGAACGCCGCTGGCTTCATCGCTTTCGGCGTACCGGTGGCGCTGACCCTGCTGTCGTTGCACAGCACCGCCTTCAGCTGGTTCTACGACTTTGGCTGGTTCACCGGCTCCGCGCTGGGCGGGTTGATCTACTTCGCCCTTGGCAGCCTCAGGGCGGCCCGTACCGCCAACCTCAAACCCACCGTGTAA
- the tam gene encoding trans-aconitate 2-methyltransferase — protein sequence MTWSAAQYSTFENERTRPVRDLVAALPNQTVARAVDLGCGPGNSTQVLASRYSEAQVTGVDSSEDMIAAARQRLPQLAFEVGDIGNWSAEQGVDVILANASLQWLPDHALLYPHLVRQLTAGGSLAIQTPDNLDEPAHRQIREIARLGSWAGKVGDLQLPPRHTAAYYYDVLSPHCRRVDVWRTTYYHPLAGGAPAVVEWFKGSALRPYLAALDAQEQADFLQYYLQAMEQAYPLAADGTVLLPFPRLFIVATR from the coding sequence ATGACCTGGTCCGCCGCGCAGTACAGCACCTTCGAGAACGAACGCACGCGCCCGGTGCGCGATCTGGTGGCGGCGTTGCCCAACCAGACGGTTGCCCGCGCCGTGGACCTTGGCTGCGGTCCGGGCAACTCCACGCAAGTGCTCGCCAGCCGCTACTCCGAGGCGCAGGTCACAGGCGTCGACAGTTCCGAAGACATGATCGCCGCGGCCCGCCAGCGCTTGCCGCAACTGGCGTTCGAAGTCGGTGATATCGGCAACTGGAGCGCCGAACAGGGCGTCGATGTGATCCTCGCCAACGCCTCGCTGCAGTGGTTGCCCGACCACGCGCTGCTGTACCCGCACCTGGTGCGTCAGCTGACGGCCGGTGGCAGCCTGGCCATCCAGACCCCGGACAACCTCGATGAACCGGCCCACCGGCAGATTCGCGAGATCGCAAGGCTGGGTAGCTGGGCCGGCAAGGTCGGTGACCTGCAGTTGCCGCCACGGCACACCGCCGCCTATTACTACGATGTGCTCAGCCCCCATTGCCGGCGGGTCGATGTCTGGCGCACCACCTATTACCACCCGCTGGCAGGCGGCGCGCCGGCAGTGGTGGAGTGGTTCAAGGGATCGGCGCTGCGGCCGTATCTGGCGGCGCTGGATGCCCAGGAGCAGGCAGACTTTTTACAGTACTACCTGCAGGCCATGGAGCAGGCTTATCCGCTGGCGGCCGATGGCACGGTGCTGTTGCCATTCCCGCGGCTGTTTATCGTTGCAACCCGTTAA
- a CDS encoding NAD(P)-dependent oxidoreductase yields MIDSLNHLPRPSENNATLAEHFSDLAPPLTARQAELEASRCLYCFDAPCVNACPSEIDIPSFIRNIHQENVQGAAQKILSANILGGSCARVCPTEVLCQQACVRNNHQECAPVLIGLLQRYAVDHAEFAQHPFQRAASTGKRIAVVGAGPAGLSCAHRLAWHGHDVVIFEAREKAGGLNEYGIAKYKLVDDFAQREVDFVLQIGGIEIRHGQVLGDNLSLAELQQQFDAVFLGLGLNAVRQLGLTNEAAPGMLAATEYIRELRQADDLSALPVAGRCIVLGAGNTAIDMAVQMARLGARDVNLVYRRGVEDMGATEHEQHIAKENQVRLLTWAQPEEVLLDDQGRVRGMRFARTYLLDGRLQPTGETFELAADAIFKAIGQVFDDSALSDSSGQQLARDGERIRVDEQLRTSLPGVYAGGDCTQLGQDLTVQAVQHGKLAAEAMHAHLMLNVEAA; encoded by the coding sequence GTGATCGATTCCCTCAACCACCTCCCCCGACCGTCCGAGAACAACGCCACCCTCGCCGAGCACTTCAGCGACCTGGCACCGCCGTTGACCGCCCGCCAGGCCGAGCTGGAAGCCTCGCGCTGCCTGTACTGCTTTGATGCCCCGTGCGTCAACGCCTGCCCCAGCGAGATCGACATTCCCTCGTTCATCCGCAACATCCACCAGGAGAACGTCCAGGGCGCGGCGCAGAAGATCCTTTCGGCCAATATCCTCGGCGGCAGTTGTGCGCGGGTATGCCCCACCGAAGTCCTTTGCCAGCAGGCCTGCGTGCGCAACAACCACCAGGAATGCGCGCCGGTGCTGATCGGCCTGTTGCAGCGCTATGCCGTGGACCACGCCGAGTTTGCCCAGCACCCGTTCCAGCGCGCCGCCAGCACCGGTAAGCGCATTGCCGTAGTGGGTGCCGGCCCGGCAGGGCTTTCCTGCGCCCATCGGCTGGCCTGGCACGGCCATGACGTGGTGATTTTCGAAGCCCGGGAAAAAGCCGGCGGCCTCAATGAATACGGGATCGCCAAGTACAAGCTGGTGGACGACTTCGCCCAGCGCGAGGTGGATTTCGTCCTGCAGATCGGCGGCATCGAAATCCGCCACGGCCAGGTGCTGGGCGACAACCTCAGCCTGGCCGAGCTGCAACAGCAGTTCGACGCGGTGTTCCTCGGTCTGGGCCTGAATGCCGTACGCCAGTTGGGCCTTACCAACGAAGCGGCGCCGGGCATGCTCGCCGCCACCGAGTACATCCGCGAACTGCGCCAGGCCGATGACCTCAGCGCCCTGCCCGTGGCCGGCCGCTGCATCGTCCTCGGCGCCGGCAACACCGCCATCGACATGGCCGTGCAGATGGCCCGTCTCGGTGCCCGCGACGTCAACCTGGTGTACCGCCGTGGCGTCGAGGACATGGGCGCCACCGAACACGAGCAACACATCGCCAAGGAGAACCAGGTACGCCTGCTGACCTGGGCCCAACCTGAGGAAGTATTGCTCGACGATCAGGGCCGGGTGCGCGGCATGCGTTTTGCCCGCACGTATCTGCTTGATGGCCGCCTGCAGCCAACCGGGGAAACCTTCGAGCTGGCCGCCGACGCGATCTTCAAAGCCATCGGCCAGGTGTTCGATGACAGCGCCCTGAGCGACAGCAGCGGGCAGCAACTGGCCCGCGACGGCGAGCGCATTCGCGTTGACGAACAGCTGCGCACCAGCCTGCCCGGCGTCTATGCCGGCGGCGATTGCACCCAGCTCGGCCAGGACCTCACCGTCCAGGCCGTGCAGCACGGCAAGCTGGCCGCCGAGGCCATGCATGCGCACCTGATGCTCAATGTGGAGGCTGCATAA
- a CDS encoding DUF2784 domain-containing protein — protein MLYRLGADGLVLFHLCFILFVLFGGLLVLKWRGAMWWHLPAVCWGTAVEFFHLTCPLTEWENRLRQASGLAGYEGGFIEHYIWPIIYPAGLTPSIQLVLGAVVVLVNGLVYLRVLRQWQARRQQRIA, from the coding sequence ATGCTTTACCGCCTGGGCGCCGATGGTCTGGTGCTGTTTCACTTGTGTTTCATTCTGTTCGTGCTGTTTGGCGGTTTGCTGGTACTCAAATGGCGCGGCGCGATGTGGTGGCACCTGCCGGCGGTGTGCTGGGGGACGGCCGTGGAGTTCTTTCACCTCACCTGCCCGCTCACCGAATGGGAAAACCGCCTGCGCCAGGCCTCGGGCCTGGCCGGTTACGAAGGCGGTTTCATCGAGCACTACATCTGGCCGATCATCTACCCGGCCGGGCTGACACCAAGCATCCAACTGGTGCTCGGCGCGGTGGTGGTGCTGGTCAACGGCCTGGTCTACCTGCGCGTGTTGCGCCAGTGGCAGGCGCGCCGCCAGCAACGCATCGCTTAA
- the hydA gene encoding dihydropyrimidinase, with protein MTLMIRGATLITHEESYRADVLCADGVIKAIGSDLEVPAGCEVIDGSGQYLMPGGIDPHTHMQLPFMGTVASEDFYSGTAAGLAGGTTSIIDFVIPNPQQSLLEAFHQWRGWAEKSASDYGFHVAITWWSEQVREEMAELVSQHGINSFKHFMAYKNAIMAADDTLVASFERCLELGAVPTVHAENGELVYHLQRKLLAQGITGPEAHPLSRPSQVEGEAASRAIRIAETLGTPLYLVHVSTREALDEITYARNKGLQVYGEVLAGHLLLDDSVYRHPDWQTAAGYVMSPPFRPRQEGHQEALWHGLQSGNLHTTATDHCCFCAEQKAAGRDDFSRIPNGTAGIEDRMAVLWDEGVNSGKLSMQDFVALTSTNTAKIFNLFPRKGALRVGADADLVLWDPQGTRTLSAATHHQKVDFNIFEGKTVRGIPSHTISQGKLVWANGDLRAERGAGRYIERPAYPAVFDLLSKRAEHSRPVAVKR; from the coding sequence ATGACGCTTATGATTCGTGGCGCCACCCTGATTACCCATGAAGAAAGCTACCGTGCCGATGTCTTGTGTGCCGACGGCGTGATCAAGGCCATCGGCAGTGACCTTGAGGTGCCGGCCGGCTGTGAAGTGATCGACGGTAGCGGCCAGTACCTGATGCCCGGCGGCATCGACCCGCACACCCACATGCAACTGCCCTTTATGGGCACCGTGGCCAGCGAAGACTTCTACAGCGGCACCGCCGCGGGCCTGGCCGGTGGTACCACCTCGATCATCGACTTCGTCATCCCCAACCCGCAGCAGTCGCTGCTCGAAGCCTTTCACCAGTGGCGTGGCTGGGCCGAGAAGTCGGCCAGCGACTACGGTTTTCACGTCGCCATCACCTGGTGGAGCGAGCAGGTGCGTGAAGAGATGGCCGAGTTGGTCAGCCAACACGGGATCAACAGCTTCAAGCACTTCATGGCCTACAAGAACGCGATCATGGCCGCCGACGACACCCTGGTCGCCAGCTTCGAGCGCTGCCTGGAACTGGGCGCGGTGCCCACCGTGCATGCCGAGAACGGCGAGCTGGTCTATCACCTGCAGCGCAAGCTGCTGGCCCAGGGCATCACCGGCCCGGAAGCGCACCCGCTATCAAGGCCCTCGCAGGTCGAAGGTGAAGCCGCCAGCCGCGCCATTCGCATCGCCGAAACCCTGGGCACGCCACTGTACCTGGTGCATGTCTCGACCCGCGAAGCCTTGGATGAAATCACCTACGCGCGCAACAAGGGGCTGCAGGTGTACGGTGAAGTGCTGGCCGGCCACCTGCTGCTGGACGACAGCGTCTACCGTCACCCCGATTGGCAAACCGCTGCCGGCTACGTCATGAGCCCGCCGTTCCGCCCGCGCCAGGAAGGCCACCAGGAGGCACTGTGGCATGGCCTGCAATCGGGCAACCTGCACACCACCGCCACCGACCATTGCTGCTTCTGCGCAGAGCAGAAAGCCGCCGGGCGCGACGACTTCAGCCGTATCCCCAACGGCACTGCCGGCATCGAGGACCGCATGGCGGTGCTCTGGGACGAAGGGGTCAACAGCGGCAAGTTGTCGATGCAGGACTTCGTCGCCCTGACCTCAACCAACACCGCGAAGATCTTCAACCTGTTCCCGCGCAAGGGCGCCCTGCGCGTGGGTGCCGATGCCGACCTGGTGCTCTGGGACCCGCAAGGCACGCGGACCCTCTCGGCCGCCACGCACCATCAAAAGGTTGACTTCAACATCTTCGAAGGCAAGACCGTGCGCGGCATCCCCAGCCACACCATCAGCCAGGGCAAGCTGGTCTGGGCCAACGGCGACCTGCGCGCCGAGCGCGGTGCCGGGCGTTACATCGAGCGGCCGGCGTACCCGGCGGTGTTCGATCTGCTCAGCAAGCGGGCCGAGCATTCCCGGCCGGTTGCCGTTAAGCGCTGA
- a CDS encoding WG repeat-containing protein: protein MKALLRSLPVLCLGLALTGCSLTPADPVSFKENGLYGFKDASGKVIVAPSIDLQPTFHEGMAAVRINNKWGFMDRNGKLVIPTIYTRPGHFKDGLAGVCLSSSECGYIDAQGRTVIPFDYDWVESFSDAQDGLAVVAKNNRYGMINRKGKQVIPLRFSSRPLTDKGLVLLNDSDSDKSGLMNTAGKVVLPFEYDAIAYNTWGGRLVNDGLLSVAKEGKWGFVDLSGKLVLPYIYDSRAFFRDGQAIVKRDGKHYRIDRKGNETPLEYEPLKLP from the coding sequence TTGAAGGCTTTACTTCGCTCCCTCCCGGTACTGTGCCTGGGACTTGCCCTGACCGGCTGCAGCCTCACCCCCGCCGACCCGGTGAGTTTCAAAGAAAATGGCCTGTATGGCTTTAAAGACGCCAGCGGCAAGGTCATCGTGGCGCCCTCCATCGACCTGCAACCGACCTTCCACGAAGGCATGGCCGCCGTGCGCATCAACAACAAATGGGGCTTCATGGATCGCAACGGGAAGCTGGTCATCCCGACGATCTACACGCGCCCCGGGCATTTCAAAGATGGCCTGGCAGGCGTCTGCCTGTCGTCTTCCGAATGTGGCTACATCGATGCCCAGGGGCGCACCGTGATCCCCTTCGATTATGACTGGGTAGAGAGTTTCAGTGACGCCCAGGACGGTTTGGCGGTGGTCGCCAAGAACAACCGGTACGGCATGATCAACCGCAAGGGCAAGCAGGTTATCCCCCTGCGTTTCAGCTCCCGGCCCCTCACCGATAAGGGCCTAGTGTTGCTAAACGACAGTGACAGCGACAAAAGCGGCCTGATGAACACCGCCGGCAAAGTCGTGCTGCCCTTCGAATACGACGCCATCGCCTACAATACCTGGGGCGGGCGGCTGGTCAACGACGGTCTGCTGAGCGTGGCCAAGGAAGGTAAATGGGGCTTCGTCGATCTCTCCGGCAAGCTGGTGCTACCGTATATCTACGACAGCCGGGCCTTCTTCCGTGACGGCCAGGCCATCGTAAAACGTGACGGCAAGCATTACCGGATTGACCGCAAGGGCAATGAAACGCCCTTGGAATACGAGCCGTTGAAGCTACCCTGA